The following proteins are encoded in a genomic region of Flammeovirga pectinis:
- a CDS encoding N-acetylornithine carbamoyltransferase, translated as MDKFLSVNDVQNLDELVKIALEIKANPVAFGDVGKNKMLGLIFFNPSLRTRLSTQRAARHLGMDVMVMNIDKEGWKIETQDGVIMDGDKAEHLKDAAAVISQYCDIIGVRSFPNLQNKEDDYADAVMKDFVKYSHSPIVSLESATRHPLQSLADLVTIRENSDKPKKKVVLTWAPHPRALPQAVPNSFAEWMNAADDVELVITAPEGYDLDPEFAGDATFTNNQDEALKDADFVYAKNWSSTTEYGKVVCKDNSWEVTEEKMALTNNGKFMHCLPIRRNVVASDGVLDSENSLIIAEANNRTFAAAAVLKTILENK; from the coding sequence ATGGATAAATTTTTATCGGTAAACGATGTTCAAAATTTAGATGAACTCGTAAAAATAGCCTTAGAGATTAAAGCGAACCCTGTTGCTTTTGGTGACGTAGGGAAAAATAAAATGCTTGGTTTGATTTTTTTCAATCCTAGTTTAAGAACAAGATTAAGTACGCAACGTGCCGCACGCCATTTAGGAATGGATGTGATGGTAATGAATATTGATAAAGAAGGTTGGAAGATTGAAACACAAGATGGTGTTATAATGGATGGCGATAAGGCAGAGCATTTAAAAGATGCAGCAGCAGTTATCAGTCAGTATTGTGATATAATTGGTGTGCGTTCGTTCCCTAACTTACAAAATAAGGAAGACGATTATGCAGATGCAGTGATGAAAGACTTTGTGAAGTACTCTCACTCTCCAATTGTAAGTTTAGAATCTGCAACACGTCACCCGTTACAATCTTTAGCAGATTTGGTTACAATTAGAGAAAACTCTGATAAACCAAAGAAGAAAGTTGTTTTAACATGGGCACCACATCCAAGAGCATTACCTCAGGCTGTTCCAAACTCTTTTGCAGAATGGATGAATGCCGCAGATGATGTAGAATTAGTGATTACAGCACCAGAAGGGTATGATTTAGATCCTGAATTTGCAGGAGATGCAACGTTTACAAATAACCAAGACGAAGCATTGAAAGATGCAGATTTTGTATATGCTAAAAACTGGTCATCAACTACTGAATATGGTAAAGTTGTTTGCAAGGATAACTCTTGGGAAGTAACGGAAGAGAAAATGGCATTAACAAACAATGGTAAGTTTATGCACTGTCTTCCAATTCGTAGAAATGTTGTTGCTAGTGATGGAGTTTTAGATAGCGAAAACTCATTAATTATTGCAGAAGCAAACAATAGAACATTTGCTGCAGCAGCCGTTTTAAAAACAATTTTAGAGAATAAATAA
- the argB gene encoding acetylglutamate kinase, giving the protein MKISVIKVGGNVINDEAALASFLDQFSQLEGAKVLVHGGGKLATAMAQRLGIEPKMVDGRRVTDAETLEVVTMVYGGLVNKRIIAQLQAKGCNAIGLTGADANIIEADKRTGWEIDYGFVGDVRKANAAPIINFAEQNITPVIAPLTHDGKGQLFNTNADTMAQAVAVALGKAGHEVSLRYCFEKAGVLLDVNDDNSLVPILNPSKFAQFKEEGIVADGMLPKLKNAFDAIDASVSEVWLGKVEGVLANSPVGTKIIGA; this is encoded by the coding sequence ATGAAAATATCAGTCATTAAAGTTGGTGGAAATGTAATAAATGATGAAGCTGCTTTAGCTTCATTTTTAGACCAATTTTCTCAGCTAGAAGGAGCAAAAGTATTAGTGCATGGCGGTGGTAAATTAGCTACTGCAATGGCACAACGTTTAGGTATCGAACCAAAAATGGTTGATGGTAGACGAGTTACTGATGCAGAGACTTTAGAAGTAGTGACCATGGTATATGGCGGATTAGTAAACAAAAGAATTATTGCTCAGTTACAAGCAAAAGGTTGTAATGCAATAGGACTTACGGGAGCTGATGCTAACATCATAGAAGCGGATAAACGTACAGGATGGGAAATTGATTATGGTTTTGTTGGTGATGTTCGTAAAGCCAATGCAGCACCAATTATCAATTTTGCTGAACAGAATATTACGCCAGTAATTGCTCCTTTAACACACGATGGTAAAGGACAGTTATTTAATACAAATGCAGATACAATGGCACAAGCTGTTGCTGTAGCTTTAGGTAAAGCAGGACATGAAGTTTCTCTTCGTTACTGTTTTGAAAAGGCAGGTGTACTGTTAGATGTAAATGATGACAACTCACTTGTTCCTATTCTTAATCCATCAAAATTTGCTCAATTTAAAGAAGAGGGTATTGTTGCAGATGGTATGTTGCCAAAGTTAAAAAATGCATTTGATGCAATCGACGCTTCTGTTTCAGAGGTGTGGTTAGGAAAAGTAGAAGGAGTATTAGCAAATTCTCCTGTGGGTACTAAAATCATAGGAGCATAA
- a CDS encoding M20 family metallo-hydrolase: MKHQELTDKAIALLKSMIATKSLSREEDEVAAIVKQFFIDNGVEVHQNKRNLWAKNIHFDENKPTFLLNSHIDTVKPNKDWTKDPFNPEVEEGKLYGLGSNDAGGPLVSLIATFLYFYKQENLPFNLVVCASAEEEVSGKEGIADVWQHLPKIDFAIVGEPTLMQLAVAEKGLMVLDCVAHGESGHAARNEGVNALYKALDDINWFRSFSFSKESKTLGPVKMSVTVIQSGTQHNVVPSECKYVVDVRTTDAYSNQETLEIIKEHVGSTVTPRSTRLNPSGAPLDHPVIKAGLALNKEAYGSPTLSDQALMPVPSLKLGPGNSARSHTANEYIGLDEIANGINDYIRILEDAAKLM; the protein is encoded by the coding sequence ATGAAACATCAAGAACTTACAGATAAAGCGATTGCCTTATTGAAAAGCATGATTGCTACCAAATCATTAAGTAGAGAGGAAGATGAAGTTGCTGCTATTGTAAAGCAGTTTTTTATTGATAATGGTGTAGAAGTACATCAGAATAAAAGAAACTTATGGGCTAAGAATATTCATTTTGATGAAAACAAGCCTACCTTTTTATTAAACTCACATATAGATACTGTTAAGCCAAATAAAGATTGGACAAAAGACCCTTTTAATCCTGAAGTGGAAGAAGGGAAACTATATGGTTTAGGAAGTAACGATGCTGGCGGACCTTTAGTAAGTTTAATAGCAACGTTCCTGTATTTTTATAAGCAAGAAAACTTACCTTTTAATCTTGTAGTTTGTGCTTCGGCAGAAGAAGAGGTTTCTGGAAAAGAAGGTATTGCTGATGTATGGCAACATTTACCAAAAATTGATTTTGCAATCGTTGGAGAACCGACTTTAATGCAGTTGGCTGTAGCAGAAAAAGGATTGATGGTATTGGATTGTGTAGCACACGGAGAATCTGGACATGCTGCTAGAAATGAAGGTGTAAATGCATTGTACAAAGCACTTGATGATATTAATTGGTTTAGATCATTTTCATTCTCAAAAGAATCAAAAACTTTGGGACCAGTAAAAATGTCTGTTACCGTTATTCAGTCGGGTACTCAACACAATGTAGTACCATCAGAATGTAAATATGTAGTAGATGTACGTACTACAGATGCCTATTCAAACCAAGAAACTTTAGAGATTATAAAAGAACATGTGGGGTCTACGGTTACACCTAGATCAACTCGATTAAATCCTTCTGGAGCACCTTTAGATCATCCTGTTATAAAAGCAGGTTTGGCATTAAATAAAGAAGCTTATGGTTCACCAACGTTGTCAGATCAAGCATTAATGCCTGTTCCTAGTTTAAAATTAGGACCGGGTAATTCGGCTAGATCACATACAGCGAATGAATATATTGGTTTGGATGAGATAGCAAACGGTATAAATGATTACATTCGTATATTGGAAGATGCAGCTAAATTAATGTAG